A section of the Triticum dicoccoides isolate Atlit2015 ecotype Zavitan chromosome 7A, WEW_v2.0, whole genome shotgun sequence genome encodes:
- the LOC119332619 gene encoding uncharacterized protein LOC119332619: MGNVVEAAAAISPELGDALAKVAVFALVQGLVYLILRKSSDVFSTASAARSLSFRPMRSMSVRRVLAAFSDVPVGVPDDAGSSVTPQAGDADRDRRAD; the protein is encoded by the coding sequence ATGGGCAacgtggtggaggcggcggccgcgATCTCGCCGGAGCTCGGCGACGCGCTGGCCAAGGTGGCCGTGTTCGCGCTCGTGCAGGGGCTGGTCTACCTCATCCTGCGCAagtcctcggacgtcttctccACGGCCAGCGCGGCGAGGTCGCTCAGCTTCCGGCCGATGCGGAGCATGAGCGTCCGCCGCGTCCTGGCGGCCTTCTCCGACGTCCCTGTCGGCGTTCCGGATGACGCCGGCTCCTCCGTGACCCCGCAGGCCGGTGATGCTGACCGTGACCGGAGGGCAGACTAG